One stretch of Leptospira mtsangambouensis DNA includes these proteins:
- a CDS encoding flagellar FlbD family protein, translated as MVILHRLKGAEFVLNADLIETIEANPDTIITLVNEKKFIVQEPVAEVVEKVIVYQTRIHNLPRVTERRPEET; from the coding sequence TTGGTCATTTTACATCGACTCAAAGGTGCTGAATTTGTTCTCAATGCAGATTTGATTGAGACCATTGAAGCAAATCCGGATACGATCATCACTCTTGTGAATGAGAAAAAGTTCATTGTACAAGAGCCTGTCGCGGAAGTTGTGGAAAAGGTAATTGTTTACCAAACGAGAATCCACAACCTCCCTCGAGTCACTGAAAGAAGGCCTGAGGAAACATAA
- a CDS encoding motility protein A, whose product MDIATVIGLALGAALMLLGVVSGGLALTDLIDIPSVMITFGGAAAATIISFPWTSTIGVGAVTKKAFQNPPSDLPGLITTLVSFSEKARREGLLALEDDINELPEEFLKKGIQLVVDGTDPELVRNIMETEIGNTATRHAYGRSWWDAYAGFAPGFGMLGTLVGLVGMLKNLGGGDASAIGQGMATALITTLYGSLAQNLFAAPIVRKLTRRSEDELVIKQVMVEGTLSIQSGDNPRIVKEKLASFLTPAERTALKDDGD is encoded by the coding sequence ATGGATATAGCTACAGTCATTGGTTTGGCCCTTGGAGCGGCCTTGATGTTACTTGGGGTGGTTTCGGGTGGTCTTGCATTAACAGACCTTATCGATATTCCCTCAGTGATGATTACATTTGGTGGGGCCGCCGCCGCCACGATCATTTCTTTTCCTTGGACCTCTACCATTGGAGTGGGAGCCGTTACCAAAAAAGCCTTCCAAAATCCTCCCTCAGACTTACCAGGTCTCATTACGACACTCGTTAGTTTTTCTGAAAAAGCTCGTCGTGAAGGTTTACTTGCCTTAGAAGATGATATCAATGAACTACCAGAAGAATTTTTAAAGAAGGGAATCCAACTCGTAGTGGATGGAACGGATCCGGAACTCGTTCGAAATATTATGGAAACCGAAATTGGGAACACGGCCACAAGGCATGCTTATGGTCGCTCTTGGTGGGATGCTTACGCTGGTTTTGCGCCAGGGTTCGGGATGCTTGGGACCCTTGTGGGTCTTGTGGGGATGTTAAAGAACTTAGGTGGTGGGGATGCAAGTGCCATCGGACAAGGTATGGCGACAGCCCTCATTACCACATTGTACGGATCACTTGCTCAGAACTTATTTGCCGCACCGATTGTGAGAAAACTTACGAGACGATCGGAAGATGAACTTGTGATCAAACAAGTTATGGTGGAAGGAACTTTATCGATTCAATCCGGGGACAACCCAAGGATTGTAAAAGAGAAACTTGCGAGTTTCTTAACTCCTGCTGAAAGAACAGCACTCAAAGACGACGGAGATTAA
- the motB gene encoding flagellar motor protein MotB, translated as MASKKEKCPECIQKVPEFMATYGDMVTLLLCFFILLYTTGKTDAKEMQIILSAFKSTTGFFTGGQTLSKGSLEEMGMQIESLPSQVVGRNLSKSKKDAQEVFKPEVEAGKVRISENERGLVISLVGADYFYPGSAILTPAIRETLRKAAGLIKGLERFVRVEGHSDDDAVNPVNRPGREEREYINNWDLAGARAVNATVFMINSEEIEPSWFQAVSFGSYRPLVLENEGTPEAKAFNRRVDIIILTEKSTKRAPGESKYGLPDTRLPNTETNVEGEF; from the coding sequence ATGGCGTCTAAAAAAGAAAAATGTCCTGAGTGCATCCAAAAGGTTCCCGAGTTCATGGCAACTTATGGGGACATGGTGACACTTCTCCTTTGTTTCTTTATCCTTTTGTATACAACAGGGAAAACAGATGCAAAGGAGATGCAGATCATTTTATCTGCATTCAAATCCACTACAGGATTTTTCACTGGGGGACAAACACTATCCAAAGGTTCTTTGGAAGAGATGGGAATGCAAATTGAGTCTCTTCCTTCCCAAGTGGTAGGGCGTAACCTTTCTAAATCCAAAAAAGATGCCCAAGAAGTTTTTAAACCTGAAGTAGAAGCAGGAAAAGTTCGAATTTCGGAAAACGAAAGAGGACTTGTGATTTCCCTTGTGGGAGCTGATTATTTTTATCCTGGTTCGGCCATCCTAACACCTGCAATCCGAGAAACATTACGAAAAGCAGCTGGGCTTATCAAAGGGCTCGAACGATTTGTTCGAGTAGAAGGACATAGTGATGACGATGCTGTCAATCCTGTAAACCGTCCTGGCCGTGAAGAAAGAGAATATATCAATAACTGGGATTTGGCGGGAGCAAGAGCTGTGAATGCTACTGTTTTTATGATCAATTCAGAAGAAATTGAACCAAGTTGGTTCCAAGCGGTTAGTTTTGGATCCTATAGACCTCTTGTATTGGAGAATGAAGGCACACCGGAAGCAAAAGCTTTCAATCGTAGAGTGGATATCATCATTCTGACAGAGAAGTCTACCAAACGAGCACCAGGGGAAAGTAAATACGGACTACCTGACACTCGTTTACCGAACACTGAAACAAATGTAGAAGGAGAATTTTAA
- a CDS encoding flagellar basal body-associated FliL family protein — MGDREVDEEEGGLAEGSTASTGMSPIVKWLLYIAAAIFGIIIVTVISMFVAQKTATSVFKQQKNISLVKAPPPLEVYTFQEEFRVNTSDVGESHFVKLKMSLGFESGQPALSAELAARVAQMQNIINLVIARKTKDDLKSITNQLDLREEIKAHLNHILTNGKIKEVYFTEFLVN; from the coding sequence ATGGGTGACCGTGAAGTAGATGAAGAAGAAGGTGGGTTAGCCGAAGGTAGTACCGCCTCCACAGGGATGTCCCCCATTGTAAAATGGTTATTGTACATTGCTGCTGCCATTTTTGGGATTATCATTGTAACCGTAATATCGATGTTTGTTGCTCAAAAAACTGCAACAAGTGTGTTTAAACAACAAAAGAATATCTCTCTTGTGAAAGCTCCCCCTCCTTTGGAAGTTTACACATTTCAAGAAGAATTTAGAGTGAATACTTCTGATGTTGGTGAGTCACACTTTGTGAAGTTAAAGATGTCTCTTGGATTTGAATCGGGTCAACCTGCACTTTCTGCGGAACTTGCTGCACGTGTGGCACAAATGCAAAACATCATTAACCTTGTCATTGCACGTAAAACAAAAGACGATTTAAAATCCATTACCAACCAATTGGATTTACGTGAGGAAATCAAAGCCCACTTAAATCATATTTTGACCAATGGAAAAATCAAAGAGGTTTACTTTACCGAGTTCTTGGTAAACTAG
- the kdsB gene encoding 3-deoxy-manno-octulosonate cytidylyltransferase yields MSDQILGVIPARYASTRLPGKPLALIGTKPMIQWTYHHASLSKSIHRLVVATDDKRIHEAVIAFGGESVLTSPDHPTGTDRIIEVAEKFPDYGIILNIQGDEPGMEPNLMDGVLDLKTKHRNWEMTTAAVPFTSSEDPKDPNKVKVVFDRNGRANYFSRSPIPASFKGEATYHRHLGIYAYEREFLMQYNQLPASDWETVESLEQLRALQNGSTIGVYLSDKANLGVDSPADLEVVIRDFKAKGLI; encoded by the coding sequence ATGTCCGACCAAATCCTCGGTGTGATCCCTGCGCGCTACGCGAGCACAAGACTCCCCGGAAAACCACTGGCCCTCATTGGTACAAAACCAATGATCCAGTGGACTTACCACCACGCATCTCTTTCCAAATCTATCCACCGTTTGGTGGTGGCCACTGACGACAAACGAATTCATGAGGCCGTCATTGCTTTTGGTGGGGAATCGGTTCTCACAAGTCCCGACCATCCAACTGGCACGGATCGTATCATCGAAGTCGCAGAAAAATTTCCAGATTACGGAATCATTCTGAACATCCAAGGGGACGAACCCGGGATGGAACCAAACCTCATGGATGGGGTTTTGGATTTAAAAACCAAACATAGAAATTGGGAAATGACCACAGCGGCGGTTCCTTTTACTTCCTCAGAAGATCCAAAAGATCCTAACAAAGTAAAGGTGGTCTTTGACAGAAACGGACGTGCCAATTATTTTTCACGTTCTCCGATCCCCGCTTCTTTTAAGGGAGAGGCAACTTACCATCGGCATTTAGGAATTTATGCCTATGAAAGAGAATTTTTAATGCAGTACAACCAATTGCCAGCTTCTGATTGGGAAACGGTAGAATCATTAGAACAACTTCGTGCTTTGCAAAATGGATCTACCATTGGAGTTTATCTTTCTGATAAAGCCAACTTGGGTGTGGATTCACCAGCAGATTTAGAAGTGGTAATTCGGGATTTTAAAGCGAAGGGTTTGATTTAA
- a CDS encoding DUF1003 domain-containing protein, whose translation MVNNICFVCKKSFREHQLISGFGIGNEIVELINEKYPGWNDQSKICKNDFNIFRMKYITQLVEEEKGNIENLEREVIKSINENEILTIDTSLKTDSLTFGDRISDKVASFGGSWKFIIAFFSVLILWIFGNSFYLYLKPFDPYPFILLNLILSCVAAIQAPIIMMSQNRQEVKDRIRAENDYKVNLKSEIEIRTLHEKVDHLLLDQWSKMMKIQAIQIEILNEIRSKIK comes from the coding sequence ATGGTAAATAACATTTGTTTTGTTTGTAAAAAATCATTTCGTGAACATCAGTTAATAAGTGGTTTTGGTATAGGTAACGAAATTGTAGAACTCATTAATGAAAAATATCCAGGTTGGAATGACCAAAGTAAGATTTGTAAAAATGATTTTAATATTTTTCGAATGAAGTATATTACTCAGTTAGTTGAAGAAGAAAAAGGAAACATTGAAAATTTAGAGAGAGAAGTTATCAAAAGTATCAATGAAAATGAAATTTTAACAATTGATACTTCCTTAAAAACAGATTCACTTACATTTGGAGATAGAATTTCGGACAAAGTTGCATCCTTTGGGGGCAGTTGGAAATTTATTATCGCTTTCTTTTCTGTATTAATTCTATGGATATTTGGAAATAGTTTTTATCTGTATCTCAAGCCATTTGATCCATATCCATTTATATTATTGAATTTAATCTTATCTTGCGTTGCCGCAATACAAGCACCTATCATTATGATGAGTCAAAATAGACAAGAGGTAAAGGATAGAATTCGCGCAGAGAATGATTACAAAGTGAATCTAAAATCTGAGATTGAAATTAGAACCTTACATGAAAAAGTGGATCATCTTTTACTCGACCAATGGTCAAAAATGATGAAGATCCAGGCGATTCAGATCGAGATTTTAAACGAAATCCGAAGCAAAATCAAATAA
- a CDS encoding cation:proton antiporter: MHGEESLLQDIGLSIIFATVLSHIARVLKQPLILGYIIGGAMLGKEMGFELVTNEASIELISEIGLILLLFIIGLEINLAELAKMGKAMFTLGILQFTLSVAFVYSVFPFFGLPIGSEKFDLLYIAVALSLSSTLIVVKLLQDKVEINTLSGKLTVGVLVFQDIWAILFMGVQPNLNNPEILKILSSVGIIVLLIAFSFSVSRYVLAKLYKACASSPELILLTSIMWCFLVCGIAGEAGLSKEMGALVAGMSIAAFPYGADVISKLIGIRDFFVTLFFVALGLKVPLPSLEVIGLSAAIIALMLFVRMITIAPVIIKLNKGVRNGFLTALNLAQISEFSLVILALGAGFEHITPKLQAVILTSTIIASVLSTYIIMFNHNIAATFERLLARVGITDQAEESGKEDKAGHGGHGDGMVRDIIVLGYFRIARAFVEYLEDLSPSLIKRIIIADYNPAFKDELTNKGFQWAYADLAHPDSLSHIGLHDASMVICTISDSFLKGTNNNRLLSTLSKLAPNAKIILTSDEPGEAKKLVADGAQKVIIPGVITGEFLYDYISRGMRNNE; encoded by the coding sequence ATGCACGGGGAAGAGTCACTATTACAAGACATTGGTCTCAGTATTATTTTCGCAACAGTCTTAAGTCACATCGCAAGAGTACTCAAACAACCGTTAATTTTAGGTTATATCATCGGTGGGGCCATGCTCGGTAAAGAGATGGGGTTTGAACTTGTCACGAACGAAGCAAGTATCGAACTCATTTCAGAAATCGGACTCATCTTACTTCTCTTCATCATCGGATTGGAAATCAATTTGGCCGAACTCGCAAAAATGGGTAAGGCTATGTTTACTTTGGGAATCCTTCAGTTCACTCTTTCCGTTGCTTTTGTGTATTCTGTGTTTCCTTTTTTTGGTCTTCCTATTGGATCTGAAAAGTTTGACCTTCTTTACATAGCCGTTGCACTTTCTCTTAGTTCTACGTTAATCGTTGTTAAATTACTACAAGATAAAGTTGAAATCAACACCCTCTCAGGAAAATTGACGGTTGGGGTTTTGGTATTCCAAGACATCTGGGCCATTTTGTTTATGGGGGTCCAACCCAACTTAAACAATCCAGAAATACTAAAAATTCTATCTTCTGTTGGGATCATTGTTTTACTTATTGCCTTTAGTTTTAGTGTCAGCCGTTATGTTTTGGCCAAGTTATACAAAGCCTGTGCTAGTAGCCCGGAACTTATCCTTTTAACCTCTATTATGTGGTGTTTTCTTGTCTGCGGGATCGCAGGAGAAGCAGGACTTTCCAAAGAAATGGGTGCACTCGTTGCTGGTATGAGTATCGCTGCTTTCCCTTATGGAGCAGATGTAATTTCCAAACTGATTGGAATTCGCGACTTCTTTGTGACTCTATTTTTTGTGGCCCTGGGACTAAAAGTACCTCTTCCAAGTTTGGAAGTGATTGGGCTTTCTGCAGCCATCATTGCTCTTATGTTATTTGTAAGAATGATTACCATTGCCCCTGTCATCATCAAACTCAACAAAGGGGTTCGAAATGGTTTCTTAACTGCACTCAACCTAGCACAGATTTCAGAGTTTTCGCTCGTTATTTTAGCGTTAGGTGCTGGATTTGAACATATCACTCCAAAATTGCAAGCAGTGATTTTAACTTCGACCATCATTGCATCAGTTCTCTCCACTTACATCATTATGTTTAACCATAATATCGCTGCGACATTCGAAAGATTACTCGCTCGTGTTGGTATCACTGACCAAGCGGAAGAATCTGGAAAAGAAGATAAAGCAGGTCACGGGGGGCATGGCGACGGAATGGTGCGAGACATCATCGTCCTTGGATATTTCCGAATTGCACGTGCCTTTGTGGAATACTTAGAAGACTTATCCCCTTCACTCATCAAACGGATCATCATTGCTGACTACAACCCAGCCTTCAAAGACGAACTCACAAACAAAGGATTCCAATGGGCCTATGCCGACCTGGCCCATCCAGATTCTTTATCCCATATTGGCCTTCACGATGCATCGATGGTCATCTGCACCATTTCTGATTCCTTCTTAAAAGGAACCAATAACAACCGTTTGCTCTCTACACTCAGTAAACTTGCACCCAACGCAAAAATCATCCTTACCAGTGATGAACCTGGTGAAGCCAAAAAGTTAGTAGCGGATGGAGCACAAAAAGTCATCATCCCTGGTGTGATCACTGGAGAGTTTTTGTATGATTATATCTCTCGGGGGATGAGAAATAACGAATAA
- a CDS encoding TolC family protein yields the protein MKSKFKQSLLAILCPFGMFFSFVLEADPTRDPFESLHGPNIYSQDYINQQPGVLTLEELLKSVEKSYPLVLAAEKLLSEAEYNYLAAEGAFDLQFKSMGTTKPMGYYTNNSADAMFEKPTPLGGTSFFAGYRIGRGTFPVYDGKRETNDHGEIRAGAIFPLMRNREIDKNRADIKKADLDRRLAELSIQKLKIEVIKEATKRYWKWVASGQEYLVNKDLLAIAKNRQNQITERIKLGDIPKMEGTENDRAILQRESQFVSAEREMQKAAIDLSLFLRAPDGNLILPTTNRLPIGFPKPIDYKKVELEKSIKLAWKYRPELQDFEFKRDKVRVDQDMGYNSLKPQVDLVVAGSQDFGPGSVTRAKPELEASLILNLPIQTKRPRGMIGAAEAKIAQLDQELQFSKDKIKTEVQDSISEVIASAKRVTVTQNEVELARKLEEMERERFALGDSTLLFVNIREQTSAEAAVREIKALYDHHVAIAHFQASTASILQISPFP from the coding sequence ATGAAATCAAAATTCAAACAATCTTTACTTGCAATCCTTTGTCCATTTGGAATGTTTTTTTCCTTTGTCTTAGAAGCTGATCCAACACGAGATCCCTTTGAATCTTTACATGGTCCCAATATTTATTCTCAAGACTATATCAACCAACAACCAGGAGTTCTTACTTTAGAAGAACTTTTAAAGTCTGTTGAAAAATCTTATCCACTAGTTCTTGCCGCAGAAAAACTTTTATCAGAAGCCGAATACAACTATCTAGCAGCTGAAGGTGCATTTGATTTACAATTTAAATCCATGGGAACCACAAAACCAATGGGTTATTATACAAACAATTCAGCTGATGCAATGTTTGAAAAACCAACTCCACTTGGCGGAACTTCTTTTTTTGCTGGTTATCGCATTGGTCGGGGAACCTTTCCGGTTTATGATGGAAAAAGAGAAACGAATGATCATGGTGAAATTCGGGCGGGTGCCATCTTTCCCCTGATGCGCAATCGTGAGATTGATAAAAACAGAGCCGATATCAAAAAAGCGGACCTAGACCGTAGACTCGCAGAACTCTCCATTCAAAAATTAAAAATCGAAGTCATTAAAGAAGCAACAAAACGTTATTGGAAATGGGTCGCCAGTGGCCAAGAATATTTAGTCAACAAAGACTTGTTAGCAATCGCAAAGAACAGGCAAAATCAAATTACCGAAAGAATCAAGTTAGGTGACATTCCGAAAATGGAAGGAACAGAAAATGACCGAGCAATTTTGCAAAGAGAATCTCAATTTGTTTCTGCAGAACGAGAGATGCAAAAAGCGGCCATCGATTTGTCTTTATTCCTACGTGCACCTGATGGGAATTTAATCCTTCCTACAACAAACAGATTGCCCATAGGATTTCCAAAACCTATTGATTATAAAAAAGTGGAATTGGAAAAAAGTATCAAACTGGCTTGGAAGTATCGACCGGAATTACAAGACTTTGAATTCAAACGAGATAAAGTTCGCGTAGACCAAGATATGGGTTATAACTCGTTAAAACCACAAGTGGATTTAGTGGTTGCTGGATCACAAGACTTTGGTCCAGGTTCTGTCACAAGAGCAAAACCAGAACTAGAAGCCTCTCTCATCCTCAACCTCCCCATCCAAACCAAAAGACCGAGAGGGATGATTGGAGCAGCTGAAGCAAAGATTGCCCAACTCGACCAAGAACTACAATTTTCAAAAGATAAAATCAAAACAGAAGTACAAGATTCCATTTCAGAGGTGATTGCCTCGGCAAAACGTGTAACTGTTACTCAAAATGAAGTGGAACTAGCAAGAAAGTTAGAAGAGATGGAACGTGAACGGTTTGCCCTTGGTGATTCTACTCTTCTATTCGTGAATATTAGAGAACAGACAAGTGCCGAAGCCGCTGTTCGAGAAATTAAGGCATTGTACGATCATCATGTGGCCATTGCCCATTTCCAAGCCTCTACGGCTTCCATTTTGCAAATTTCTCCCTTTCCGTAG
- a CDS encoding HlyD family secretion protein — MSQKWKLHKNLPSYRLVQTALPAQSLAYLLTIIFFLSFLILLYVPWQQTTMGFGRVVAYAPLDRQQVIESPISGRVVKWHVHEGTRVRKGDPIIDISDNDPNFINRIREERNALLQRLEAARSREDNIRSRIISLRSSRGSAVDAADSRRMMAKDRVRASEQAVDAAKAALKTANLNLDRQKQLWEKGLTSKRTLELAELEHTNAETGLDRAKATYDAAIKEERALYSDTGKVAQDAEASINDAKASLASAQSEVARVLEDLPKLEARLSRQENQEIFAPRDGTIMRILVNPDTQQVKEGDGVAILVPDAEDKAVELFISGNDIPLVGEGRKVRLQFQGYPVLQISGWPETAVGTFGGTVKLVDITDNGSGNFRVLVIPDRDDRKWPSSRYLRQGVRAKGWIFLNRVSVGYELWRRFNDFPPNLPMDDPEMKSLLDETGSGDKVK, encoded by the coding sequence ATGTCACAAAAATGGAAACTACATAAAAATCTACCTTCATATCGATTGGTGCAAACAGCTTTACCCGCACAAAGTCTAGCTTATCTTCTCACCATCATATTCTTTTTAAGTTTTCTCATCTTATTGTACGTACCTTGGCAACAAACAACGATGGGATTTGGTAGAGTTGTTGCATATGCTCCCCTAGACCGTCAACAAGTCATTGAATCTCCCATTAGTGGACGCGTTGTGAAATGGCATGTACATGAAGGGACTCGTGTGAGAAAAGGTGATCCTATCATTGATATCTCTGATAACGATCCCAACTTTATCAATCGAATTCGTGAGGAAAGAAATGCACTCTTACAACGGTTAGAAGCAGCAAGATCCAGAGAAGACAACATTCGATCACGAATCATTAGTTTACGTTCTTCTCGTGGCAGTGCTGTGGATGCCGCAGATTCCAGAAGGATGATGGCAAAAGATCGAGTCCGTGCCAGCGAACAAGCAGTAGATGCCGCAAAAGCTGCGTTAAAAACAGCAAACCTCAATCTTGATCGTCAAAAACAATTATGGGAAAAAGGCCTTACCTCCAAACGAACATTGGAACTGGCAGAACTAGAACATACCAATGCCGAGACGGGTCTTGATCGTGCAAAAGCAACTTATGATGCAGCCATTAAAGAAGAAAGGGCCTTATACAGTGATACAGGAAAAGTAGCACAAGATGCAGAAGCGTCGATCAATGATGCCAAGGCTTCCTTAGCTTCTGCGCAATCGGAAGTAGCACGTGTTTTGGAAGACTTACCAAAGTTAGAGGCTCGGTTATCAAGACAAGAAAACCAAGAAATATTTGCACCGAGGGATGGAACCATTATGCGAATTTTGGTAAATCCTGACACACAACAAGTCAAAGAAGGAGATGGAGTAGCGATCCTTGTTCCCGATGCAGAAGACAAAGCAGTGGAACTTTTTATCTCCGGCAACGATATTCCGCTCGTAGGTGAAGGAAGAAAGGTTCGTTTACAATTCCAAGGATACCCAGTTTTACAAATCAGCGGTTGGCCGGAAACTGCCGTAGGAACTTTTGGAGGAACGGTCAAACTTGTTGATATCACAGACAATGGATCTGGAAATTTCCGAGTCCTTGTCATCCCAGATCGAGATGATCGTAAGTGGCCGTCCAGTCGTTATCTCAGGCAAGGTGTGAGAGCCAAAGGTTGGATTTTTCTTAATCGTGTCAGTGTTGGTTATGAACTTTGGAGAAGGTTTAATGACTTCCCACCAAACTTACCAATGGATGATCCAGAGATGAAATCATTGTTAGATGAAACTGGAAGTGGGGATAAGGTCAAATGA
- a CDS encoding ABC transporter ATP-binding protein: protein MLKFLHTLVFHFKNQLFKKKEESLSVRLTSMKDLAKSVLDFFSESLNIQSFPSQIIEGFRSLRSKYRQVTNQNFYDFLFAASHQYKVRLNIVQKTLQDIRPYITDGSPFVFQVTNETNLIPEFYAILRYKTSSYRIKVLNQIDSDEEWYSEKELLKLIGIKSNKEYVDWVIAEPTFPFSTNRDMSKDDSPVKNALKQISHLIRMESQDVWIVFIYGIGIGILSLVVPVATSSLVNIVAFGVLLQPVIILTLLVVFFLGFAGAMQTIQIYVVEILQRRVFVRIATEFAVKFPKIRQDSLDKHHSPELVNRFFDTMTIQKSIHSLLVDGLSVILTTVIGFILISFYHPIFIVFSFLILFIGGYWVTYRLGKPAAENYIKISKEKYKVAAWLEEISRHSALFHSTFGSNFALDRADSFIRDYLYARKKYFFNYIRQIIGLVGIQALASAIVLGLGGYLVIHRQLTIGQLVAAELVIAKVLSDISKFGKQLDSFYSLIAAVDKINSVFNLPTIPVKTVEFEIPEGPIQVQLSGVHYSLTNGHKIFNQFNLKVSPGKSIGISSNTPYDAHILLDLISGVRTPTSGIVEYNHQNIHEVSKEQIHSFTFLIRGNEIFEGSILENIRVGREEISLIEIRELLETLGIWETIQILPNGIHTPLLTFGHPFDSIQTTIISLARAMIGKPKLLLIDGNLDLLPPSLLNSALKILLQKNKEWTLFIVSKSPTVLSQMDQILRLENDSHSIKVNS, encoded by the coding sequence ATGTTAAAATTTCTACACACGTTGGTATTTCACTTCAAGAACCAACTCTTCAAAAAAAAAGAAGAAAGTCTCTCCGTCAGGCTCACTTCCATGAAAGATTTGGCAAAATCTGTTTTGGATTTTTTCTCAGAATCACTCAATATTCAATCGTTTCCAAGCCAAATCATCGAAGGTTTCCGGTCTTTACGTAGCAAGTACAGACAAGTTACAAATCAAAATTTTTATGATTTCCTATTCGCCGCTTCACACCAGTATAAGGTTCGCCTAAACATTGTTCAAAAAACATTACAAGACATAAGACCTTATATTACCGATGGTTCCCCTTTCGTGTTCCAAGTGACGAATGAAACAAACCTCATACCAGAATTTTATGCAATCTTACGTTATAAAACATCTTCCTATCGAATCAAAGTCCTCAATCAAATTGATTCTGACGAAGAATGGTATTCAGAAAAAGAACTACTAAAACTCATCGGAATCAAATCAAACAAAGAATATGTAGATTGGGTAATTGCTGAACCAACATTTCCATTTTCAACAAATAGAGATATGTCGAAAGATGATTCTCCAGTTAAAAATGCTCTTAAACAAATTTCCCATTTGATTCGAATGGAATCCCAAGATGTTTGGATCGTTTTTATTTATGGGATTGGAATTGGAATTTTATCTTTGGTCGTTCCTGTTGCAACGTCTTCATTAGTTAACATAGTAGCTTTCGGAGTTTTGCTCCAACCTGTCATCATATTAACATTGTTAGTTGTCTTTTTTCTTGGATTTGCAGGTGCCATGCAAACCATTCAAATCTATGTAGTGGAAATTTTACAAAGACGTGTGTTTGTTAGGATAGCTACAGAGTTTGCTGTCAAATTTCCAAAAATCCGCCAAGATTCCTTAGATAAACACCATAGCCCAGAACTCGTGAACCGTTTTTTTGATACCATGACCATTCAAAAATCCATACATTCCTTGTTAGTTGATGGTTTATCGGTTATTTTGACAACCGTCATTGGTTTTATTTTGATTTCGTTTTATCATCCTATTTTTATCGTATTTTCTTTTCTCATTTTGTTCATTGGTGGTTATTGGGTTACTTATCGATTGGGCAAACCAGCTGCCGAAAACTATATCAAAATTTCAAAAGAAAAATATAAAGTAGCAGCTTGGTTAGAAGAAATATCAAGACACTCTGCTCTTTTTCATTCTACATTTGGTTCAAATTTTGCTTTGGACAGAGCCGATTCGTTTATCAGGGATTATTTGTATGCAAGGAAAAAATACTTTTTTAACTACATACGCCAAATCATAGGTCTTGTCGGAATCCAGGCCTTAGCAAGCGCCATTGTACTAGGATTAGGTGGTTATTTAGTCATCCATAGACAACTTACAATCGGTCAATTGGTTGCAGCAGAACTTGTGATTGCAAAGGTTCTCAGCGATATATCTAAATTTGGAAAACAATTGGATAGTTTTTACAGTTTGATTGCGGCTGTGGATAAGATTAATTCGGTTTTCAATCTACCCACAATTCCAGTGAAAACAGTGGAATTTGAAATTCCCGAAGGACCAATCCAAGTGCAACTCTCTGGAGTCCATTATTCCCTTACGAATGGTCACAAAATTTTTAATCAATTTAATTTAAAAGTATCACCAGGTAAATCTATTGGTATATCGTCTAATACTCCTTATGATGCACATATCCTATTAGATTTGATAAGTGGGGTAAGAACTCCAACATCTGGAATCGTAGAATACAATCACCAAAACATTCATGAAGTTTCTAAAGAACAGATTCATTCTTTCACCTTTCTCATCCGAGGAAATGAAATTTTTGAAGGAAGCATTTTGGAAAACATTCGAGTGGGAAGAGAAGAAATATCCTTAATTGAAATTCGTGAACTTTTAGAAACGTTAGGAATTTGGGAAACAATTCAAATCCTACCAAATGGAATTCATACTCCACTCTTAACTTTTGGTCATCCTTTTGATTCAATACAAACAACGATTATTTCTCTCGCAAGAGCAATGATTGGAAAACCAAAACTATTGTTAATCGATGGAAACTTGGATCTATTACCTCCATCTCTCCTCAATTCTGCACTCAAAATTCTTTTACAAAAAAACAAAGAATGGACTCTATTTATCGTTTCCAAATCACCTACTGTTCTTTCTCAGATGGACCAAATATTAAGATTAGAAAATGATTCACATTCCATAAAGGTAAATTCTTAA